The Burkholderiales bacterium genome has a segment encoding these proteins:
- the secB gene encoding protein-export chaperone SecB gives MSDQPVFAIEKVYVKDLSLEIPNAPQVFLEREGPQIDVQLHTQGNPVGDGVFEVVLTVTITAKLKEKSMFLVEVAQAGIFQLRNVPQENIEQLLGVACPNILFPYVRETISDIVTRAGFPPVILNPMNFETLYAQRKQESAEKTETTH, from the coding sequence AGTCTATGTGAAAGATCTGTCGCTTGAGATCCCGAATGCGCCGCAGGTTTTCCTTGAGCGCGAAGGCCCGCAGATCGACGTGCAGTTGCACACGCAGGGCAACCCCGTCGGCGATGGCGTATTCGAGGTCGTGCTGACCGTCACGATAACCGCCAAGTTGAAGGAAAAAAGCATGTTCCTGGTCGAAGTCGCGCAGGCCGGAATTTTCCAGTTGCGCAATGTACCGCAGGAAAACATCGAACAACTGCTCGGCGTCGCCTGCCCGAATATTCTGTTCCCGTATGTCCGCGAAACGATTTCGGACATCGTGACGCGCGCCGGTTTCCCCCCGGTCATCCTGAACCCGATGAATTTCGAAACGCTCTATGCGCAACGCAAGCAGGAATCGGCTGAAAAGACCGAAACCACGCATTAA
- a CDS encoding SH3 domain-containing protein → MFALARHVLVAFLLAFAGQANAAPEFRSVTEDAAVTYDAPSLRARRLSILSRGYPLEIVVSLAGWVKVRDANGELAWVENKAIGEKRSVLVRVPIIDVREAANDKSAVVFRAEQNVVLDFIEYSAPGWAKVAHRDGQSGYVRTSQVWGV, encoded by the coding sequence ATGTTCGCGTTGGCACGCCATGTACTAGTCGCATTTCTGCTGGCATTTGCCGGGCAGGCCAACGCAGCGCCGGAGTTCCGCAGCGTGACCGAAGACGCCGCGGTAACTTACGACGCGCCATCGCTGCGCGCGCGCAGGCTGTCGATCCTGAGCCGCGGTTATCCGCTCGAGATCGTGGTTTCGCTTGCAGGATGGGTCAAAGTTCGCGACGCAAACGGCGAACTTGCCTGGGTTGAGAATAAGGCGATCGGTGAAAAACGCAGCGTGCTGGTGCGCGTGCCTATTATCGATGTCAGGGAGGCGGCGAACGACAAATCTGCCGTGGTATTTCGCGCCGAACAGAACGTCGTGCTCGACTTCATCGAATATTCCGCTCCCGGCTGGGCGAAAGTCGCGCATCGCGACGGACAAAGCGGGTATGTCAGGACCAGCCAGGTCTGGGGCGTTTAA
- a CDS encoding NAD(P)-dependent glycerol-3-phosphate dehydrogenase, translated as MKIAVLGAGAWGTALCLSLGARHEVTLWVRSASQLSDMSASRQNRRYLPDFALPGPMILADSVSAAVNGCDLILVAVPSAGLRHVFQEISRVDHPAVVIWASKGFEAKTAKLPHQIAGEELPAAIPRAVLSGPSFAQEVARNLPAAVTLASNDASFCRDMAARLHSPRLRIYASDDVIGVEVAGAVKNVMAIAAGICDGMGLGYNARAALIARGLAEITRLGMKLGGKLETFIGLAGAGDLILTCTGDLSRNRQVGLGLAHGESLAAILERLGHVAEGVSTAREVMRLADDIGVDMPLTRAVCRILHEAIPPKDALEELLRRDPKAENYG; from the coding sequence GTGAAAATCGCGGTCCTCGGTGCCGGCGCCTGGGGCACGGCGCTTTGCCTCAGCCTTGGCGCCCGGCACGAAGTGACGCTCTGGGTGCGAAGCGCAAGCCAGTTGTCGGACATGTCCGCGAGCCGGCAAAACCGCCGCTATTTGCCGGATTTCGCGCTGCCGGGCCCGATGATTCTGGCCGATTCGGTGTCCGCAGCCGTCAACGGTTGCGACTTGATTCTCGTCGCCGTCCCGAGTGCCGGACTGCGCCATGTTTTCCAGGAAATCTCAAGAGTCGATCATCCCGCTGTTGTTATCTGGGCGAGCAAAGGCTTCGAAGCGAAAACCGCGAAGCTGCCGCATCAGATCGCGGGCGAAGAGTTGCCTGCGGCGATTCCCCGCGCGGTATTGTCCGGGCCCAGCTTCGCACAGGAAGTCGCGCGCAATCTTCCCGCCGCAGTCACCCTGGCGTCGAATGACGCATCGTTCTGCCGCGACATGGCAGCGCGGTTGCACAGCCCGCGCCTGCGAATTTACGCGAGCGACGACGTGATAGGCGTCGAAGTCGCCGGCGCCGTCAAGAACGTGATGGCGATCGCCGCCGGCATCTGCGACGGCATGGGACTGGGATATAACGCACGGGCGGCGCTGATCGCCCGCGGTCTTGCCGAGATCACGCGCCTAGGCATGAAGCTCGGCGGCAAGCTCGAGACCTTCATTGGACTGGCCGGCGCCGGCGACTTGATTCTAACCTGCACCGGCGACTTGTCGCGCAATCGTCAGGTCGGATTAGGTCTCGCCCACGGCGAATCGCTGGCGGCGATTCTCGAACGCCTCGGTCACGTCGCGGAAGGCGTTTCCACCGCGCGCGAAGTCATGCGTCTGGCGGACGACATCGGCGTCGATATGCCTTTGACGCGCGCTGTCTGCCGGATTCTGCACGAGGCGATACCGCCAAAAGATGCCCTGGAAGAATTGTTGCGGCGCGATCCGAAGGCGGAGAACTACGGCTAG